In a genomic window of Salmo trutta chromosome 32, fSalTru1.1, whole genome shotgun sequence:
- the LOC115170752 gene encoding ATP-sensitive inward rectifier potassium channel 12 — translation MSVVGAHRYSIVSSEEEGLRLGAMPSVTMGNGFGNGKIHTTRRKCRSRFVNKNGQCNVHFSHMDEKSQRYMSDIFTTCVDIRWRWMFLMFTLVFVVSWLAFGLAFWVIALLHGDMDNPGGGDDNFTPCVLQVNSFVAAFLFSVETQTTIGYGFRCVTEECPSAVFMVVFQSIFGCIIDSFMIGAILAKMARPKKRAETLLFSNNAVIAMRDGKLSLMWRVGNLRKSHMVEAHVRAQLIKPRITEEGEYIPLDQIDINVGYDTGIDRIFLVSPLTIVHEIDEESPLFGISKQDLELSDFEIVVILEGMVEATAMTAQARSSYLSSEILWGHRFEPVVFEEKSQYKVDYAHFHKTFEVPSTPQCSAKDMAEMEDEDKDPTPTANSFCYENELAFISQDEEENEEGEEDGDRVPELERLQATVSLDQRSYRRESEI, via the coding sequence ATGAGTGTGGTCGGGGCGCACCGCTACAGCATTGTGTCCTCGGAGGAAGAAGGCCTGCGTCTCGGTGCCATGCCTTCCGTCACAATGGGCAACGGCTTCGGTAATGGCAAGATCCACACAACGCGTCGCAAGTGCCGCAGCCGCTTCGTGAACAAGAACGGCCAGTGCAATGTGCACTTCTCACACATGGATGAGAAGTCGCAGCGCTACATGTCGGACATCTTCACCACGTGCGTGGACATCCGCTGGCGCTGGATGTTCCTGATGTTCACACTGGTGTTTGTGGTGTCCTGGCTGGCATTCGGCCTGGCCTTCTGGGTCATCGCTTTGCTTCATGGAGATATGGACAACCCGGGTGGTGGAGATGATAACTTCACCCCCTGCGTCCTGCAGGTCAACAGCTTCGTGGCCGCCTTCTTGTTCTCCGTGGAGACACAGACCACCATTGGTTATGGCTTCCGCTGCGTGACGGAGGAGTGCCCCTCAGCCGTCTTCATGGTGGTCTTCCAGTCCATTTTTGGCTGCATCATCGACTCCTTCATGATCGGTGCCATCTTAGCCAAGATGGCGCGGCCTAAGAAGCGTGCAGAGACGCTGTTGTTCAGCAACAATGCAGTGATCGCCATGCGGGATGGGAAGTTGAGCCTTATGTGGAGGGTGGGCAACCTGAGGAAGAGCCACATGGTGGAGGCCCATGTCCGGGCCCAGCTCATCAAGCCCCGCATCACAGAGGAGGGTGAGTACATCCCCCTGGACCAGATTGACATCAACGTAGGGTATGACACGGGCATCGACCGCATCTTCCTGGTCTCCCCGCTCACCATTGTGCATGAGATCGATGAGGAGAGCCCCCTGTTCGGCATCAGCAAGCAGGACCTGGAGTTGTCCGACTTTGAGATAGTGGTGATACTTGAAGGGATGGTGGAAGCCACAGCCATGACAGCGCAAGCTCGCAGCTCCTACCTGTCCTCAGAGATTCTGTGGGGTCACCGCTTCGAGCCTGTCGTCTTCGAGGAGAAGAGCCAGTACAAAGTGGATTACGCTCACTTCCACAAAACCTTTGAGGTGCCGTCCACCCCCCAGTGCAGTGCCAAGGACATGGCGGAGATGGAGGACGAGGACAAGGATCCTACGCCCACCGCCAACTCTTTCTGCTATGAGAATGAGCTGGCTTTCATCAGCCAGGACGAGGAAGAgaatgaggagggggaggaggatggggaCAGGGTGCCAGAGCTGGAGAGACTGCAGGCCACCGTCAGCCTAGACCAGAGGTCATATCGTAGAGAATCAGAGATATGA